One window of the Eucalyptus grandis isolate ANBG69807.140 chromosome 6, ASM1654582v1, whole genome shotgun sequence genome contains the following:
- the LOC120294343 gene encoding LOW QUALITY PROTEIN: sulfite reductase 1 [ferredoxin], chloroplastic-like (The sequence of the model RefSeq protein was modified relative to this genomic sequence to represent the inferred CDS: inserted 4 bases in 3 codons; deleted 1 base in 1 codon) produces MATALGAASTAVPGDRRAAAAAAFRSFTGLKSSAVSTPIKPETAAEPKRSKVEIIKEQSNYIRYPLNEELLTDAPNINESAIQIIKFHGSYQQYNRDERGGRSYSFMLRTKNPFGNVPNQLYLVMDDLADQFGIGTLRLTTRQTFQLHGVLKKDLKTVMSTIIMNXGSTLGACGDLNRNVLAPAAPYARKDYKFAQETAENIAALLTPQSGFYFDMWVNGEKITSDEPAEVVKARNDNSHGTNFLTXPEPIYGTQFLPRKFKIAVTVPTDNSVDIFTNDVGVVVISNEXGEPQGFNLYVGGGMGRTHRVETTFARLSEPLGYVPKEDILYAIKAIVVTQRENGRRDDRKYSRMKYLVSSWGIEKFRSVVEQYYGRKFEPIRELPEWEFKSYLGWQKQGDGGWFCGLHVDNGRIGGNMKKTLREIIEKYNLNVRLTPNQNLILCDIRNAWKRPITKALAQGGFLEPKYVDSLNITAMACPALPLCPLAITEAERGIPDLLKRARAVFDKVGLKYNESLVIRVTGCPNGCARPYMAELGLVGDGPNSYQIWLGGTPNQTSIARTFMNKVKVQDLEKVFEPLFYYWKRKRQSKESFGDFTNRVGFEKLQEWVDKWDGVIKAPARYNLKLFADKETYEAMEELAKVQDKSAHQLAIEVVRNFVAAQQNGKAE; encoded by the exons ATGGCGACGGCGCTTGGAGCTGCGAGCACGGCGGTGCCGGGCGATCgcagggcggcggcggcggcggcgttccGGAGCTTCACCGGGCTCAAGTCTTCGG CCGTGTCGACG CCAATAAAGCCTGAAACTGCTGCTGAGCCTAAACGTAGCAAGgttgaaataattaaagaacAAAGTAATTACATAAGGTACCCTCTCAATGAGGAACTGCTGACAGATGCCCCCAACATAAATGAATCTGCTATCCAAATCATCAAGTTCCATGGGAGCTATCAACAGTACAACAGGGACGAACGTGGGGGAAGATCATATTCGTTCATGCTTCGTACAAAGAACCCCTTTGGAAACGTTCCCAACCAACTTTATTTGGTCATGGATGATCTTGCTGATCAGTTTGGAATAGGAACACTTCGTTTGACTACAAGACAAACATTTCAGCTCCATGGAGTCCTGAAGAAGGACCTCAAGACAGTGATGAGCACGATAATTATGA ATGGCTCAACTCTCGGTGCTTGTGGAGATCTCAACCGAAATGTTCTTGCCCCTGCTGCCCCATATGCGAGAAAGGATTACAAATTTGCACAAGAAACTGCGGAAAATATTGCTGCACTTCTTACACCGCAGTCGGGTTTCTACTTTGATATGTGGGtaaatggagaaaaaatcaCCTCAGATGAACCTGCTGAGGTTGTTAAGGCTCGAAACGATAATTCTCATGGAACAAACTTCCTGAC CCCTGAGCCAATTTATGGAACTCAATTCTTGCCCAGGAAGTTCAAAATTGCTGTTACTGTGCCCACAGATAACTCGGTTGATATCTTTACAAATGACGTTGGAGTTGTTGTCATCTCTAATG GAGGAGAGCCTCAAGGATTTAACTTATAT gttGGTGGTGGTATGGGAAGAACGCATAGGGTGGAGACTACCTTTGCCCGCCTGTCAGAACCTTTGGGTTACGTACCAAAAGAGGACATTTTGTATGCAATAAAGGCTATTGTTGTTACACAGAGAGAAAATGGGAGAAGAGATGATCGCAAATATAGTAGAATGAAATATTTGGTTAGTTCTTGGGGAATTGAAAAGTTCAGAAGCGTTGTTGAGCAGTATTATGGCAGAAAATTTGAGCCAATTCGTGAATTACCAGAGTGGGAGTTCAAGAGTTACCTGGGATGGCAGAAGCAG GGAGATGGTGGTTGGTTTTGCGGGCTGCATGTTGATAATGGACGTATTGGGGGGAATATGAAAAAGACACTAAGAGAGATAATAGAGAAATATAATCTCAATGTTCGTCTCACACCAAACCAGAATTTAATATTGTGTGATATACGGAATGCGTGGAAGCGTCCTATCACAAAAGCTCTTGCACAGGGTGGTTTTCTG GAACCTAAATACGTGGACTCTCTCAATATAACTGCAATGGCGTGC CCTGCATTGCCTCTATGTCCATTGGCAATAACTGAAGCTGAACGAGGAATACCTGATCTACTTAAGCGGGCTCGAGCTGTATTTGATAAG GTTGGTCTTAAGTACAATGAATCTCTTGTGATAAGGGTAACTGGCTGCCCTAACGGCTGTGCTAGACCATACATGGCTGAACTTGGACTTGTTGGTGATGGTCCTAACAGTTACCAG ATTTGGCTCGGAGGGACACCAAATCAGACATCAATAGCAAGAACTTTTATGAATAAGGTTAAAGTTCAGGATCTCGAGAAGGTTTTTGAACCTCTTTTCTACTATTGGAAGCGTAAGAGACAATCCAAGGAATCATTCGGCGACTTCACTAATCGTGTG GGATTTGAGAAGCTTCAAGAGTGGGTTGACAAGTGGGATGGTGTCATAAAGGCACCTGCGCGCTACAACCTGAAGCTATTTGCTGATAAGGAGACATACGAGGCCATGGAAGAACTGGCAAAGGTGCAGGACAAAAGTGCTCATCAATTAGCCATAGAAGTAGTCCGGAACTTTGTCGCTGCCCAGCAAAATGGGAAGGCTGAGTGA
- the LOC120294626 gene encoding photosystem II 5 kDa protein, chloroplastic-like: MASMTMTASFLAGSSAVVGKLPSAKVSRGLFVAKASRATEAEKASLEVDATKEERANGRRDLVFAAAAAAACAVARAAVAEEEEEPRRGTPEAKKKYAPICVTMPTARVCRK; the protein is encoded by the coding sequence ATGGCTTCCATGACCATGACAGCCTCCTTCCTCGCCGGCTCGTCGGCTGTGGTCGGCAAGCTCCCATCGGCCAAGGTCTCGAGGGGGCTCTTCGTGGCCAAGGCCTCGAGAGCCACCGAGGCCGAGAAGGCCAGCCTTGAAGTCGATGCCACCAAGGAAGAGAGAGCCAACGGGAGGAGGGACTTGGTCTTCGCTGCTGCAGCCGCAGCCGCATGCGCCGTCGCGAGGGCCGCTGTtgctgaggaggaagaggagccAAGGAGAGGGACTCCCGAGGCCAAGAAGAAGTATGCTCCTATTTGCGTGACAATGCCCACCGCTCGCGTGTGCCGCAAATGA
- the LOC120294344 gene encoding NAC transcription factor 56-like yields MHDVFEPRTSGGAAVAVIRGRFPARVSTRVQIRPTDEDLILYYLKPKIAGDPIPLADFFADVDLYQFDPRELIESHKAAGKGEDEWYFFTPRDRKYPNGSRPNRRTPGGFWKATTKDSVIQMENMTIGYKRLLAFFEEPRQDEATGRP; encoded by the exons ATGCATGACGTCTTCGAGCCAAGAACTAGTGGCGGCGCCGCCGTGGCCGTCATCCGAGGACGATTTCCAGCTCGAGTTTCCACTCGGGTTCAGATTCGCCCCACCGACGAGGACCTCATTCTGTATTACTTGAAGCCCAAAATCGCAGGCGATCCGATTCCGCTTGCTGACTTCTTCGCTGACGTCGATCTCTACCAGTTTGACCCCAGAGAGCTCATCG AGAGCCACAAGGCAGCGGGCAAAGGTGAGGACGAGTGGTACTTCTTCACCCCGAGGGACAGGAAGTATCCGAACGGGTCGAGGCCGAATCGTCGCACGCCCGGCGGGTTTTGGAAGGCGACCACGAAGGATAGCGTCATCCAGATGGAGAACATGACGATCGGGTACAAGAGGCTGTTGGCCTTCTTCGAGGAGCCTCGCCAAGACGAGGCGACGGGACGGCCTTGA